From the genome of Onthophagus taurus isolate NC chromosome 5, IU_Otau_3.0, whole genome shotgun sequence, one region includes:
- the LOC111426399 gene encoding early endosome antigen 1 isoform X1, whose amino-acid sequence MDESDKKEDNPETHGKSKQKREILLSDDSTSISLNSFDLPDNTKPQEAVSESSTISEHLDSLQSGIENDRSLSEISLKQDFIDNVNDYERINKSELSLSCNSDGNEAANNVQSILNEILKDKQFSSRSDGTKIEKSDSCSSRDVSLNIFEGVSLDDSSINNYVSKLKGFNPSDEGIKVKGSSRKNSELGNLSVEFDASSVTSATEYKCYQDDSSNKIVNYQDAISHRDRQIRHLEDILQQMCENRDELQKQSENFVSKIHQLEKQLKEHSTEIKQHQCVSDTEQWSPNRKVNLKSTHSTDSLVEIESSLDQERSEKVSGMGINKIFRKLEQVLSPHQLVILSELKNYFEFYVQKRIDVVQDEHKKEIKEIEVELKKELGDKHNQELEDLRTYYEKKCVELEKNYSEEINRKMLNDSSNQMAYDQHLGPGGDTKLELKHLQNNLTSQEVISNEFEIVDVVKSYERRLQEQIDLARIDIFKNLMQEIKKLSQYSDDTYWPRELLQIKRCFQEKYESEIENLKEKHDEEVKNLKDSFKENEKEGEVSIDRDGLKKSNVILKNIINELLKYFTKCEDELNKTLIDEILKQGFENNQLDQNETLDNSSITESFIKRVHFTPNLNFIDSSIDSVDFKNELGTCLDRLKSDANTILALSSNINQKPHKNDDFLLESNQLKEAKEYIKTLESERNHLENQIEHFMVKQKTLEKDLENSNRKITELIECGRNEIVSEGYGESSLDGKPGKIGNLIELQEKARNLAAEWKSGADHPLLELIEELCREGERIDDESKKEKRDLIQQIEAAEKKLRSTNRFLEEQAMEREQERSDAQKEIESLNEILKEKEKEKQNRNLMVKEDGIWKLNECCHNAINFVNSTVEHLERQMHEMTRLQELSQAKHQIIETERKEAIDKISDLRDIIRDLDNQVKEKTISENELKEIISKLNPVVKQQSETIDELYEQLENYKLGPDVEFFKGKIVALEKEAQQLRLNSELAGSEGVIKEIQVRLYELESSIDKKTRDLEGLHSSSTGCSTPSDEMSYRDQVRPNTPGAVFDECDVPLQQLARLKEKLIKHSRAEDAAVKRIRDLEMQLSSTKQELEDSQNEKDLLQAQVTEQIVLLSSLQMRLDEQRLKAEQNQKQANTSLELKIYDLENEIQELKDTMHAKDKNLKQLNKVIDETKKRLEDREKELNNREDDEILLNFEKEMIKLKEENRFLKTKIESDAQNAQILPGLVDNIIADKNSDIEKLRLKLDDTQKQLESFLSLNLDYDQLKHISRMKSSERGFSDFLNLTPIARRNENIIDSIENSMNFNPRNPNETKIDFNLVQNSTEIQHKKVHFDDEVKLETKIQELTENVLKLEENLKELKENFEIERKSLQLELAEKKMKLGEVENELKSSVDDHKRKDEMYFNLAKEKRDFEIKINEINRVFEEKNGVIKQLEEKIRKMNENLIEIDQIKADLHLKENELIQINTNNESKNKEIEKLLKEIKCFEGKMNENEVEMRKLNDLIVDKNCEIEILNEDILRYQNDLQDLKGQEEISEKNIEIIKLKSIQDDLKKEIIHLQEYLQEKDNIIEQMQKDTVSLHTNLETIQSKIQETGNIVDLRKRLQEEKHLNAILKEEIDSLKSSEKEEKCSSIEDIRGEVQKQLEVSAHLDLNLIQALSSEDEKDLRKNEINRLKIELEKSEVMLESERQNVVKLNTLLEKERFLLNSIQIEDSNLIEQLRIKFESVLDQKDELESILDQEKKIRFELENEVRKLKCDLSSSTTEYKKLPSLESQEIVKLKEEINLCNEKNENLQSEVRNLKRSKDELNSNLKYTKEMLGLKLKELENFEIKLQNYKIKEENLKEKLSEVKFELDRKCEETQNNRILLNQMEEERINLKKDQIILNERIRELEEDSKINDILNEEKNVNLNSPVPEKLLNKMRELTIEIKQQMEENKILTNNLTKIALERSKLLDKIRRLEQINTNLNYQNPQNHKSHQLFAKYLRAESYRKALIYQKHFLIKLLASYQKINTNVNVFQPKHPIKITEPIKKFKSCVIAIIAMKRMKFMVRRWHTGVRNYSSDERYHENGTKNDYEMKFEVGQPVSSQNFRRGESRSPQLMGSSWSGSSPPQKERPLSTQSDFAPLQTPLLLSEYVQRFDEMQKRLGLTFEKINN is encoded by the exons ATGGACGAATCGGATAAAAAAGAAGACAACCCTGAAACc CACGGCAAATCAAAACAGAAGAGAGAAATCCTTTTAAGCGACGATTCCACATCGATCAGTTTGAATTCGTTTGATCTTCCCGATAACACAAAACCTCAAGAAGCCGTTTCCGAGTCATCTACAATATCGGAGCATTTAGATTCGCTTCAAAGTGGAATAGAAAACGATCGATCTTTATCGGAAATTAGCTTAAAACaagattttattgataatgtaAATGACTACGAACGTATAAATAAATCCGAATTAAGTTTAAGTTGTAATAGTGACGGAAACGAAGCTGCAAATAACGTTCAAAGtatcttaaatgaaattttaaaggataaacaattttcttcgCGAAGTGATGGaactaaaattgaaaaaagtgATTCATGTAGTAGTAGAGACgttagtttaaatattttcgaaggtGTTAGTTTAGATGATAGcagtattaataattatgtaagTAAGTTAAAAGGGTTTAATCCAAGCGATGAAGGGATAAAAGTAAAAGGATCAAGTAGAAAAAACTCCGAATTGGGTAATTTAAGTGTTGAGTTTGATGCATCGAGTGTTACGAGTGCAACGGAATATAAATGTTATCAAGATGATTCTTCTAATAAg ATTGTGAATTATCAGGACGCAATTTCTCATCGAGATCGTCAAATTCGCCACTTAGAGGATATTCTTCAACAAATGTGCGAAAATCGTGACGAGTTACAAAAGCaaagtgaaaattttgtgaGCAAAATCCACCAATTagagaaacaattaaaagaacATTCAACAGAAATCAAACAACATCAATGCGTTAGTGATACTGAACAATGGAGTCCAAATAggaaagttaatttaaaatcaactcACTCAACGGATTCTTTGGTAGAGATCGAATCAAGTTTGGATCAAGAGAGAAGCGAAAAAGTAAGCGGAATGGgtatcaacaaaatttttcgGAAGCTTGAGCAGGTTTTGAGCCCACATCAATTGGTAATTTTGAGTgagttgaaaaattattttgaattttacgTTCAAAAACGAATCGATGTGGTTCAAGATGAacataaaaaggaaattaaagaaatcgaG gttgaattaaaaaaagaattgggTGATAAACACAATCAAGAATTAGAAGATTTAAGAACTTATTATGAAAAGAAATGTGtcgaattagaaaaaaattactcagaagaaattaatcgaaaaatgttaaacgATTCATCGAATCAAATGGCTTATGATCAACATTTGGGGCCTGGCGGTGATACTAAATTAGAATTGAAACATCTCCAAAACAATTTAACATCTCAAGAAGTAATTAGTAATGAGTTTGAAATTGTTGATGTTGTTAAAAGCTACGAACGTCGGTTACAAGAGCAAATCGATTTAGCTcgaattgatatttttaaaaacttaatgcAAGAAATTAAg AAATTATCTCAATATTCCGATGATACTTACTGGCCGAGAGAGTTACTTCAAATAAAGCGGTGTTTccaagaaaaatatgaaagcgaaattgaaaatttaaaagaaaaacacgaTGAGGaggtgaaaaatttaaaagattcttttaaagaaaatgaaaaagaaggGGAAGTTTCGATTGATAG GgatggtttaaaaaaatcaaacgtgattttaaaaaacatcattaacgaattattgaaatatttcaCCAAATGCGAGGacgaattaaataaaacattaatcgatgaaattttaaaacaggGATTCGAAAATAATCAACTCGACCAAAACGAAACCCTTGATAACTCTTCGATAACCGAAAGTTTCATAAAACGAGTCCATTTTACCCCTAATTTAAACTTCATTGATTCATCGATAGATTcggttgattttaaaaatgaactCGGAACTTGTTTGGATCGTTTAAAGTCGGATGCAAACACTATTTTAGCATTATCATcaaacataaatcaaaaaccTCACAAAAACGACGATTTTTTGTTAGAAAGTAACCAATTGAAGGAGGCAAAAGAATATATTAAAACGTTAGAATCGGAACGAAATCATTTAGAGAACCAAATCGAACACTTTAtggtaaaacaaaaaactttagAGAAAGATTTAGAGAATTCCAATCGAAAAATTACTGAATTAATTGAATGTGGACGTAATGAAATCGTTTCGGAAGGTTACGGAGAGAGTAGCTTGGACGGCAAACCGGGGAAAATCGGAAATTTAATCGAGTTACAAGAAAAAGCAAGAAATTTAGCCGCCGAATGGAAAAGTGGGGCGGATCACCCGCTTTTAGAGTTAATCGAGGAACTATGTAGGGAAGGGGAACGAATCGATGATGAAtcgaagaaagaaaaaagggATTTAATACAACAG ATAGAAGCTGCCGAGAAAAAGTTGCGATCGACGAATCGTTTTTTGGAAGAACAAGCGATGGAGCGCGAACAAGAACGGAGCGATGcccaaaaagaaattgaaagttTGAACGAAATccttaaagaaaaagaaaaagagaagCAAAATCGTAATTTAATGGTTAAAGAG GATGGAATTTGGAAGCTTAACGAATGCTGCCACAACGccataaattttgttaatagcACC GTCGAACATCTCGAGCGTCAAATGCACGAAATGACCCGATTACAAGAATTGAGCCAGGCTAAACATCAAATAATTGAAACGGAACGTAAAGAAGCGATTGATAAAATTTCCGATTTGAGGGATATTATTAGGGATTTGGATAATCAAGTGAAAGAGAAAACGATTTCTGAAAACGAGTTAAAAGAGATCATTTCGAAATTGAATCCGGTTGTTAAACAACAATCGGAGACGATTGACGAGCTTTACGAGCAactagaaaattataaattaggCCCGGATGTGGAGTTTTTTAAGGGAAAAATCGTCGCTTTAGAAAAGGAAGCTCAACAATTGAGGTTAAACAGCGAATTGGCTGGAAGCGAAGGGGTTATTAAGGAAATCCAAGTAAGATTGTACGAATTAGAGAGTTCCATCGATAAAAAAACTCGGGATTTGGAAGGATTGCATTCGTCATCGACAGGGTGTTCAACTCCATCGGATGAGATGTCTTATAGGGACCAA gtTCGCCCAAACACCCCCGGAGCCGTTTTCGATGAGTGTGACGTTCCCCTTCAACAATTAGCCcggttaaaagaaaaattaattaaacattccCGAGCCGAAGATGCGGCCGTCAAAAGAATTCGCGATTTAGAGATGCAATTGAGTAGTACTAAACAGGAATTGgag gATTCTCAAAATGAGAAGGATCTTCTTCAAGCCCAAGTAACTGAGCAAATAGTTTTATTGTCCTCGTTACAAATGCGTCTGGACGAGCAACGGTTAAAAGCCGAACAAAATCAGAAACAAGCAAACACATCtttggaattaaaaatttacgatttagAGAATGAGATACAAGAATTAAAGGATACGATGCAtgctaaagataaaaatttaaagcaattaaataaagtaattgaTGAGACTAAGAAACGGTTAGAAGATCGGGAAAAAGAACTAAATAATCGGGAGGATGAtgagattttattaaattttgagaaGGAGATGATTAAATTGAAGGAGGAGAATaggtttttaaaaacaaagattGAAAGCGATGCTCAAAACGCTCAAATTTTACCTGGATTAGTGGATAATATTATTGCAGATAAAAACTCGGATATAGAAAAGTTAAGGTTAAAATTAGATGATACTCAAAAGCAGTTAGAATcgtttttatcattaaatttagattACGATCAACTAAAACATATCAGTAGAATGAAAAGTTCCGAAAGGGGTTTCTCggattttcttaatttaactCCTATCGCAAGAAGAAACGAAAATATAATCGATAGCATCGAAAATTCAATGAATTTCAACCCGAGGAATCCAAACGAAaccaaaatcgattttaatttagtCCAAAACTCGACGGAAATCCAACACAAAAAGGTTCATTTCGATGACGAGGTAAAATTGGaaacaaaaattcaagaaCTTACcgaaaatgtgttaaaattggaagaaaatttaaaagaattaaaagaaaactttgaaATCGAAAGGAAATCGCTTCAATTAGAACTAGccgaaaagaaaatgaaactcGGTGAGGttgaaaatgaattaaaatcatCTGTTGATGATCACAAAAGAAAAGACGAGATGTATTTTAATCTAGCAAAGGAAAAACGcgattttgagataaaaattaacgaaattaATCGCGTTTTTGAGGAGAAAAATGGGGTAATTAAACAacttgaagaaaaaattagaaagatgaatgaaaatttgattgaaatcgatcaaattaaagctgattTACATCTAAAAGAGAACGAATTGATTCagataaatacaaataacgaaagtaaaaataaagaaatcgagaaattattgaaagaaattaaatgtttCGAAGGGAAAATGAACGAAAATGAAGTTGAAAtgagaaaattaaatgatttaatcgTTGATAAGAACTGTGAAATTGAAATCTTGAACGAAGATATTCTCCGGTATCAAAACGATCTTCAAGATTTAAAAGGTCAAGAAGAAATTTCcgaaaaaaatatcgaaataattaaattaaaatcgattcaagacgatttaaaaaaagaaattattcatCTTCAAGAATATCTACAAGAAAAAGACAACATAATCGAGCAAATGCAAAAAGATACGGTTAGTTTACACACAAATTTAGAAACGATTCaatcaaaaatacaagaaacggGAAATATCGTTGATTTAAGAAAACGATTGCAAGAAGAGAAACATTTAAATGCAATATTAAAAGAGGAAATTGATTCATTGAAGAGTtctgaaaaagaagaaaaatgttcGTCAATTGAGGATATTCGAGGAGAAGTACAAAAACAATTAGAAGTTTCGGCtcatttagatttaaatttaatacaagCTTTAAGTTCCGAGGACGAGAAAGATTTAAGAAAGAATGAAATAAATCGCTTAAAAATTGAGTtagaaaaaagtgaggttatgttagaGAGTGAACGTCAAAATGTTGTCAAATTAAATAcgcttttagaaaaagaaaggtTTTTATTAAACTCGATACAAATCGAAGATTCTAATTTAATCGAacaattaagaattaaatttgagaGCGTTTTAGATCAAAAGGATGAATTGGAATCGATTTTGGACCAAGAAAAAAAGATTCGCTTCGAGTTAGAAAATGAGGtcagaaaattaaaatgtgatttaaGTTCGAGCACGactgaatataaaaaattaccgAGTTTAGAATCACAAGAAATTGTTAAGTTGAAAGAGGAAATTAATCTATGTAAtgagaaaaatgaaaatttacaaagtgAAGTTAGAAACTTAAAGAGATCTAAAGACGAATTAAACTCGAATTTGAAGTACACAAAAGAAATGTTGGGcttaaaactaaaagaattggaaaattttgagataaaactacaaaattataagataaaagAAGAGaatttaaaggaaaaattaagTGAGGTTAAGTTTGAGCTGGATCGGAAATGTGaagaaacacaaaataatcGGATTTTATTGAATCAAATGGAGGAGGAGAGGATTAATTTAAAGAAggatcaaattattttaaatgagcGTATTAGAGAATTGGAGGAAGAttcgaaaattaatgatattttaaacgaagaaaaaaatgttaacttaAATTCACCAGTTCctgaaaaattattgaataaaaTGCGTGAATTAACAATcgaaattaaacaacaaatggaagaaaataagattttaacaAACAATTTAACTAAAATCGCTTTGGAACGATCAAAACTTTTAGACAAAATTCGTCGATTAGAacaaattaatacaaatttgaattatCAAAACCCTCAAAATCATAAATCGCATCAACTTTTCGCTAAATATCTTCGAGCAGAAAGTTATCGGAAAGctttaatttatcaaaagcattttttaattaagttattagcgtcttatcaaaaaattaataccaacGTAAACGTTTTTCAACCTAAACACCCCATTAAAATAACCGAAcctatcaaaaaatttaaaagttgtgtTATTGCGATTATTGCTATGAAAAGAATGAAGTTTATGGTTCGGAGATGGCATACAGGGGTTAGAAATTATTCGAGTGATGAGAGGTATCACGAAAATGGtacaaaaaatgattatgaGATGAAATTTGAAGTTGGACAACCTGTTTCGAGTCAAAATTTTCGACGGGGTGAATCAAGGTCGCCCCAATTGATGGGTTCTTCTTGGTCGGGGAGTTCGCCACCACAAAAAGAAAGGCCTTTAAGCACACA aagcGATTTTGCACCCCTTCAAACCCCGCTACTCCTTTCGGAATATGTGCAAAGATTCGATGAGATGCAAAAACGGCTTGGATTGACGtttgagaaaataaataactaa